The following proteins are co-located in the Patescibacteria group bacterium genome:
- a CDS encoding M28 family peptidase, with protein sequence MTVNKKQIILMYVVGILSLTALAMYFNIFMETRVKYPIGKQIMAIISDQLSLGPRHVGSDGHLELRKYIRGSLEQSGVAVLEQVWTDPDGQELNNIIGRINPTKAKRIILGTHYDSKEKANLDPINPALAVPGANDSASGTALLLRLADDINSNPEMRGLGIDLVFFDAEEYQPGSYELWRAKGSAYFADNIQSLYPEQKPILAINPDLVCDKNLRFYKDSLSVLKAGEETNAIWAIGRSIDRNSFDEGVKAEIKDDQTALIAAGIPSVLMIDLEYPAFHTTQDTIDKCSNKSLENVFETIRRYLITRA encoded by the coding sequence ATGACAGTAAATAAAAAACAGATAATATTGATGTATGTAGTCGGGATACTGAGCCTCACAGCCCTGGCTATGTATTTTAATATTTTTATGGAAACCAGAGTTAAATACCCTATCGGAAAGCAGATAATGGCGATCATTTCCGACCAGCTTAGTCTTGGTCCAAGGCATGTGGGCAGTGATGGCCACTTAGAATTAAGAAAATACATCAGAGGTAGCCTAGAGCAGAGTGGCGTGGCTGTGCTTGAGCAGGTATGGACCGATCCAGACGGCCAAGAGCTAAATAATATTATCGGCAGAATCAACCCCACTAAAGCTAAAAGAATAATACTCGGGACACACTACGACAGCAAAGAGAAAGCCAATTTGGACCCGATAAACCCTGCCTTAGCTGTTCCTGGAGCCAACGATTCAGCATCTGGGACTGCCCTGCTTCTAAGGCTTGCAGATGATATTAATAGTAACCCTGAAATGCGCGGGCTAGGAATTGATTTGGTGTTTTTCGATGCAGAGGAATATCAGCCGGGTAGCTATGAGCTGTGGCGCGCTAAGGGTTCGGCATATTTTGCCGATAATATCCAGAGCTTGTACCCTGAGCAAAAACCTATTTTGGCCATAAACCCTGATCTAGTTTGTGATAAAAACCTTAGGTTTTATAAGGACTCATTATCGGTGCTAAAAGCCGGGGAAGAGACAAACGCCATCTGGGCCATCGGGCGGAGTATCGATCGTAACTCGTTCGATGAGGGGGTGAAAGCCGAGATAAAAGATGATCAAACCGCATTGATTGCGGCCGGCATTCCTAGCGTTCTTATGATTGATCTTGAGTACCCCGCATTCCACACAACCCAAGATACGATTGATAAATGCAGTAATAAAAGTCTCGAAAATGTCTTTGAAACGATCCGCCGGTACCTCATTACGAGGGCTTAG